One Alkaliphilus sp. B6464 genomic window carries:
- a CDS encoding cold-shock protein has product MKTGIVKWFNNEKGFGFISVQGEEDVFVHFSAITGEGFKSLEEGQEVQFEVVSGARGPQAANVARI; this is encoded by the coding sequence ATGAAAACAGGTATAGTAAAATGGTTTAACAACGAAAAAGGATTTGGATTTATCTCTGTACAAGGAGAAGAAGATGTATTCGTACATTTCTCAGCTATTACAGGAGAAGGTTTCAAAAGCTTAGAAGAAGGTCAAGAAGTACAATTCGAAGTAGTATCAGGAGCTAGAGGACCTCAAGCTGCTAACGTAGCTAGAATATAA